The following are encoded together in the Phenylobacterium sp. NIBR 498073 genome:
- a CDS encoding creatininase family protein has translation MLLHLSTWQEIEAYLLRSKTVVVPIGSNEQHGPTGLLGTDWLCPEIIAHEAQKSSDLLIAPTFNIGMAQHHLGFPGTISLRPTTFIAAIGDWCRSLAGHGFEKIYFLNGHGGNVATIEAAFSELYAEASFGKVERGFACKLKNWWELKGVNALANRQFPVGHGSHATPSEIAVTQWAYPDAIKTADYSPQIAPTGPIREALDFRARYPDGRMGSDPALATPEKGGELVTLAAQNLVDDVAAFAAESFPARG, from the coding sequence ATGCTGCTGCACCTGTCGACCTGGCAAGAGATCGAAGCCTATCTGCTACGCTCCAAGACGGTGGTCGTGCCGATCGGCTCGAACGAGCAGCACGGGCCGACCGGCCTGCTCGGCACCGACTGGCTGTGCCCGGAGATCATCGCCCACGAGGCGCAGAAGAGCTCGGACCTGCTGATCGCCCCGACTTTCAACATCGGCATGGCGCAGCACCACCTGGGCTTCCCCGGCACGATCTCGCTGCGCCCGACCACCTTCATCGCCGCGATCGGCGACTGGTGCCGCTCGCTGGCCGGCCACGGCTTCGAGAAGATCTATTTCCTGAACGGCCATGGCGGCAACGTCGCCACCATCGAGGCGGCGTTCTCCGAGCTCTACGCCGAGGCCAGCTTCGGCAAGGTCGAGCGCGGCTTCGCCTGCAAGCTCAAGAACTGGTGGGAGCTGAAGGGTGTCAACGCGCTGGCCAACCGACAATTCCCGGTCGGGCACGGCAGCCATGCCACCCCGTCGGAGATCGCGGTGACCCAGTGGGCCTATCCGGACGCCATCAAGACCGCGGACTATTCGCCGCAGATCGCCCCGACCGGGCCGATCCGCGAGGCGCTCGACTTCCGCGCCCGCTATCCCGACGGCCGCATGGGCTCGGACCCGGCGCTGGCGACCCCGGAAAAGGGCGGCGAGCTGGTGACGCTGGCCGCGCAGAACCTGGTCGACGACGTCGCCGCCTTCGCCGCCGAGTCGTTCCCGGCGCGGGGGTAG
- a CDS encoding Rieske (2Fe-2S) protein yields MRDGPDNPARPGPGVALCALADLADPGSKGFRFREDGKMFAGFVVLVGGQIRGYVDSCPHAGWPLAAWDDRYLTREGDLILCGGHAALFRPLDGLCVVGPCADQKLTPWPVQVVDGQILTA; encoded by the coding sequence ATGCGCGACGGCCCCGACAATCCGGCCCGGCCGGGTCCCGGCGTCGCGCTCTGCGCGCTCGCCGACCTGGCCGATCCCGGTTCGAAGGGCTTCCGCTTCCGCGAGGACGGCAAGATGTTCGCCGGCTTCGTGGTCCTGGTCGGCGGGCAGATCCGCGGCTATGTCGACAGCTGCCCGCACGCCGGCTGGCCGCTGGCCGCCTGGGACGACCGCTACCTGACCCGCGAGGGCGACCTGATCCTCTGCGGCGGCCACGCGGCCCTGTTCCGCCCGCTCGACGGCCTCTGCGTCGTCGGCCCCTGCGCCGACCAGAAGCTCACCCCCTGGCCGGTCCAGGTCGTGGACGGCCAGATCCTCACCGCCTGA
- a CDS encoding YciI family protein translates to MSIFAIHCLDKPASLELRLANREAHLAYAGGFKAHIKLGGPLLGEDGGMIGSMLIMEFDDIEQARAFSANDPYAKAGLFQRVEITAFKPSLGGFAS, encoded by the coding sequence GTGAGCATCTTCGCCATCCACTGCCTCGACAAGCCGGCCTCGCTGGAGCTGCGGCTCGCCAACCGCGAGGCGCACCTGGCCTATGCCGGAGGCTTCAAAGCGCACATCAAGCTGGGCGGCCCGCTGCTGGGCGAGGACGGCGGCATGATCGGCTCGATGCTGATCATGGAGTTCGACGACATCGAGCAGGCCCGCGCCTTCTCGGCGAACGACCCCTACGCTAAGGCCGGCCTTTTCCAGCGCGTCGAGATCACCGCCTTCAAGCCGAGCCTCGGCGGCTTCGCGAGCTGA
- a CDS encoding NAD(P)H-dependent glycerol-3-phosphate dehydrogenase produces the protein MKTAGVIGGGAWGTALALVCARAGLSTTLWAREPEVVGAINESRENKTFLPGVVFDAPVRATGDLAELRAADFVLNVTPAQHFRASLKAFRPHARAGVPMVLCSKGVEQGTLKLMTEVLDEGLPQALPAVLSGPSFAADVARGLPTAVTLACPDDEIGFQIAAALSLPTFRPYLATDMIGAEIGGAVKNVLAIACGISEGKGLGRSAHAALITRGFAEMTRMAVALGAEAETVAGLCGLGDLVLTCSSPQSRNMSVGLALGGGQTLEQALAGKVSVAEGVASAPAVVALARKLEVEAPICEAVAAILAGQAQVDEAIAGLLSRPIRSER, from the coding sequence ATGAAGACCGCAGGCGTCATCGGCGGCGGAGCCTGGGGCACCGCGCTCGCCCTGGTCTGCGCGCGCGCCGGCCTTTCCACCACGCTCTGGGCCCGCGAGCCAGAGGTGGTCGGCGCGATCAACGAGAGCCGCGAGAACAAGACCTTCCTGCCCGGCGTGGTCTTCGACGCCCCGGTGCGGGCGACCGGCGACCTCGCCGAGCTGCGCGCCGCCGACTTCGTGCTCAACGTCACCCCGGCCCAGCACTTCCGCGCCAGCCTGAAGGCCTTCCGGCCCCACGCCCGCGCCGGCGTGCCGATGGTGCTGTGCTCCAAGGGCGTCGAGCAGGGCACCCTGAAGCTGATGACCGAGGTGCTGGACGAGGGCCTGCCCCAGGCGCTCCCGGCCGTGCTCTCGGGTCCCAGCTTCGCCGCCGACGTCGCCCGTGGCCTGCCGACCGCCGTCACCCTGGCCTGCCCCGACGACGAGATCGGCTTCCAGATCGCCGCCGCGCTCAGCCTGCCGACCTTCCGGCCGTACCTGGCCACCGACATGATCGGGGCCGAGATCGGCGGGGCGGTGAAGAACGTGCTGGCCATCGCCTGCGGCATTTCCGAGGGCAAGGGCCTGGGCCGCAGCGCCCATGCCGCCCTGATCACCCGCGGCTTCGCCGAGATGACCCGCATGGCCGTGGCGCTGGGCGCGGAGGCCGAGACCGTCGCCGGCCTCTGCGGCCTCGGCGACCTGGTGCTGACCTGCTCCTCGCCGCAATCGCGCAACATGAGCGTCGGCCTGGCGCTCGGCGGCGGCCAGACCCTGGAGCAGGCGCTGGCCGGCAAGGTCTCGGTGGCCGAGGGCGTCGCCTCAGCGCCGGCCGTCGTCGCCCTGGCCCGCAAGCTGGAGGTCGAGGCCCCGATCTGCGAAGCCGTCGCCGCCATCCTGGCCGGCCAGGCCCAGGTCGACGAGGCCATCGCCGGCCTGCTGTCGCGCCCGATCAGATCCGAACGCTAA
- the tsaD gene encoding tRNA (adenosine(37)-N6)-threonylcarbamoyltransferase complex transferase subunit TsaD codes for MTEPLTVLGLETSCDETAASVVRLGGDGQVQVLSSVIGAQFALHAPYGGVVPEIAARSHVETIDAVAAEAMKTAGLGYGDLTGVAATAGPGLVGGVMVGLSFGKAVALARGLPLVAVNHLEGHAVSARLAADIPYPFLLLLVSGGHCQLLSVEGVGACKRLGSTIDDAAGEAFDKIAKSMGLPYPGGPALEKLAEGGDPAAYELPRALLGRKGFDFSFSGLKTAAARFAATVETDAQRRDLAAAVQAAIARQLSERTERAMIAYAAERSGQPLRFVVAGGVAANKAVRTALQQIAERHGFSFDAPPLAYCTDNAAMIALAGAERLALGISDPLDAPARPRWPLDPEAAAANPTHAFGRKGAKA; via the coding sequence TTGACAGAGCCGCTGACCGTCCTGGGCCTCGAAACCAGCTGCGACGAGACCGCCGCGTCGGTCGTGCGGCTGGGCGGCGACGGCCAGGTCCAGGTGCTGTCCTCGGTGATCGGCGCTCAATTCGCCCTGCACGCCCCCTATGGCGGCGTGGTCCCCGAAATCGCCGCCCGCTCGCACGTCGAGACCATCGACGCCGTCGCCGCCGAGGCGATGAAGACCGCCGGCCTCGGCTACGGCGACCTTACCGGCGTCGCGGCCACCGCCGGCCCCGGCCTCGTCGGCGGGGTGATGGTCGGACTGTCGTTCGGCAAGGCGGTGGCCCTGGCCCGCGGCCTGCCGCTGGTCGCGGTCAATCATCTGGAAGGCCACGCGGTCTCGGCCCGGCTGGCCGCCGACATCCCCTATCCCTTCCTACTGCTGCTGGTCTCCGGCGGCCACTGCCAACTGCTCAGCGTCGAGGGCGTCGGGGCCTGCAAGCGGCTCGGCTCGACCATAGACGACGCGGCCGGCGAGGCCTTCGACAAGATCGCCAAGTCCATGGGCCTGCCCTATCCGGGCGGCCCGGCGCTGGAGAAACTCGCCGAGGGCGGAGATCCTGCGGCCTACGAGCTGCCGCGCGCCCTGCTGGGCCGCAAGGGCTTCGACTTCTCGTTCTCGGGCCTGAAGACCGCCGCCGCCCGCTTCGCCGCCACGGTCGAGACCGACGCCCAACGCCGCGACCTGGCCGCCGCCGTCCAGGCGGCTATCGCCCGCCAGCTCTCCGAGCGCACCGAACGGGCCATGATCGCCTACGCCGCCGAGCGCTCGGGCCAGCCGCTGCGCTTCGTCGTCGCCGGCGGGGTCGCCGCCAACAAGGCCGTGCGGACCGCCCTGCAGCAGATCGCCGAACGGCACGGCTTCAGCTTCGACGCGCCGCCGCTGGCCTACTGCACCGACAATGCGGCGATGATCGCCCTGGCCGGGGCCGAGCGCCTGGCGCTCGGCATATCCGACCCGCTGGACGCCCCGGCCCGGCCGCGCTGGCCGCTGGATCCGGAGGCGGCCGCCGCCAATCCCACCCACGCTTTCGGCCGCAAGGGAGCCAAGGCATGA
- the hemC gene encoding hydroxymethylbilane synthase — translation MPTQPLVRIGARGSKLSLAQTGIVQRRIAAALGADPTNPAEVEAVVQIVAITTTGDRVQDRRLLEIGGKGMFTKEIEEALLTGAIDCAVHSMKDMPALLPEGLCIAAIPEREDPRDAFLSHKVEKLEDLPQGAILGTASLRRQAQALNRRPDLDVRMLRGNVGTRLDKLAAGEADAILLAMSGLNRLGLGHLPQSLLDPVAYPPAPGQGALAIETRLSDIGKPWLEAIRHAPTAVAVSAERGALTALEGSCKTAIGAYARLSGGSLHLIVEALSADGAHKFRHEGSAELSASPDPQEAARALGLSLGAAVKAEGGDLILPPE, via the coding sequence GTGCCCACGCAACCGCTCGTCCGGATCGGAGCCCGCGGCTCCAAGCTTTCGCTGGCCCAGACCGGCATCGTCCAGCGCCGTATCGCCGCCGCCCTCGGCGCCGACCCGACCAACCCCGCCGAGGTGGAGGCGGTCGTCCAGATCGTGGCGATCACCACCACCGGCGACCGGGTCCAGGACCGCCGGCTGCTGGAGATCGGCGGCAAGGGCATGTTCACCAAGGAGATCGAGGAGGCGCTGCTGACCGGCGCCATCGACTGCGCGGTGCACTCGATGAAGGATATGCCGGCGCTGCTGCCGGAGGGATTGTGCATCGCCGCGATCCCCGAGCGCGAGGATCCGCGCGACGCCTTCCTGAGCCACAAGGTCGAGAAGCTGGAGGACTTGCCGCAGGGCGCGATCCTCGGCACCGCCTCGCTGCGCCGCCAGGCCCAGGCGCTGAATCGCCGGCCCGACCTCGACGTGCGGATGCTGCGCGGCAATGTCGGCACGCGCCTGGACAAGCTAGCCGCCGGCGAAGCCGACGCCATCCTGCTGGCCATGTCCGGGCTCAACCGCCTGGGGCTCGGCCATCTGCCGCAGAGCCTGCTCGACCCGGTCGCCTATCCGCCGGCCCCCGGGCAGGGCGCGCTGGCCATCGAGACCCGGCTCAGCGACATCGGCAAGCCGTGGCTGGAGGCCATCCGTCACGCCCCGACCGCGGTCGCGGTGTCGGCCGAGCGCGGCGCCCTGACGGCGCTGGAAGGATCATGCAAGACCGCGATCGGCGCCTATGCGCGGCTGTCGGGCGGCTCGCTGCACCTGATCGTCGAGGCGCTGTCGGCCGACGGGGCGCACAAATTCCGTCACGAGGGCTCGGCCGAACTGTCGGCCTCGCCCGACCCGCAGGAGGCGGCGCGGGCGCTGGGCCTGTCACTGGGAGCGGCGGTGAAGGCCGAGGGCGGCGATTTGATTCTCCCGCCGGAATAG
- a CDS encoding uroporphyrinogen-III synthase, with protein MSSQRPLKIWITRAQPGAEATAARVRALGHAPFVAPLLAVRMVEDPQIDLEGVKALAFTSANGLRAFAQACADRSLQVFAVGAATAQAAREVGFRRVLSADGDVAALAEGIAARRNEIGGAVLHPGAAELAGDLAGALARAGVEVRALTLYDTAPAVLEPDQVAGLGEVDVALVHSAKGARALAAVLAVHPQPRLKVLGLSKAVLAPLAGVPLAGLTSAPFPLEAALLNLIDRST; from the coding sequence ATGAGCAGTCAGCGTCCCCTGAAGATCTGGATCACCCGCGCGCAGCCGGGGGCCGAGGCCACGGCCGCGCGGGTGCGCGCGCTGGGCCACGCGCCGTTCGTCGCCCCGCTGCTGGCCGTGCGGATGGTCGAGGACCCGCAGATCGACCTGGAGGGCGTCAAGGCCCTGGCCTTCACCAGCGCCAACGGGCTGCGCGCCTTCGCCCAGGCCTGCGCGGACCGCTCGCTGCAGGTGTTCGCGGTCGGGGCCGCCACCGCCCAGGCCGCGCGCGAGGTCGGTTTCCGACGGGTGCTGTCGGCGGACGGCGACGTGGCCGCCCTGGCCGAGGGGATCGCTGCGCGACGGAACGAGATCGGCGGGGCGGTGCTGCATCCGGGCGCGGCCGAGCTGGCCGGGGATCTGGCCGGGGCGCTGGCCCGGGCCGGGGTCGAGGTCCGCGCCCTGACCCTCTACGACACCGCCCCGGCGGTGCTGGAGCCGGACCAGGTCGCAGGGCTCGGCGAGGTGGATGTCGCGCTCGTGCATTCGGCCAAGGGCGCTCGGGCACTGGCCGCCGTGCTGGCGGTCCATCCGCAGCCGCGGCTCAAGGTGCTGGGGCTGTCCAAGGCGGTGCTGGCGCCGTTGGCCGGCGTCCCGCTCGCGGGCCTGACCTCCGCGCCCTTTCCGCTCGAAGCGGCGCTGCTGAATCTGATAGACCGTTCAACATGA
- a CDS encoding mitofilin family membrane protein, which yields MSDQLSAPRDPGSYGSRRRTGLGVGALVLFGIACVAGGYSLARFGPTLPELYPDKPRAGTVAEIAPLAAPAPASPVDEAPPPSDPIAAIAPSHDTATVSRLDALEADRGRLATASASALAASALMQAAQGSRPFAPEVKAVADLAPSLDLRALQADAERGAPSRAALAASFPDYAARAASAARAPGDGAGVLARVGHALSRVVALRRVGEVPGDGPDAILARAERQIDDGDIVGALATLEALPADARDALGPWRDRAERRAKIDREIVRIRAQALQELSQLARSGG from the coding sequence ATGAGCGACCAGCTGTCCGCCCCGCGCGATCCTGGCTCCTACGGCTCGCGCCGCCGCACCGGCCTTGGGGTCGGCGCCCTCGTCCTGTTCGGGATCGCCTGCGTAGCCGGCGGCTACAGCCTGGCGCGGTTCGGTCCGACCCTGCCCGAGCTCTATCCTGACAAGCCGCGCGCCGGCACGGTCGCCGAGATCGCGCCGCTGGCCGCGCCTGCGCCGGCATCGCCGGTCGACGAGGCGCCGCCGCCCAGCGATCCGATCGCCGCGATCGCCCCGAGCCACGACACTGCGACCGTCAGCCGTCTCGATGCGCTTGAGGCCGACCGTGGACGGCTGGCCACCGCCTCGGCCTCGGCGCTGGCGGCCAGCGCGCTGATGCAGGCGGCGCAGGGCTCGCGGCCGTTCGCGCCGGAGGTCAAGGCGGTGGCCGACCTGGCCCCGTCGCTGGACCTGCGCGCGCTGCAGGCTGACGCCGAGCGCGGGGCGCCCAGCCGCGCGGCCCTGGCCGCCAGCTTCCCCGACTACGCCGCGCGCGCCGCTTCGGCCGCTCGCGCGCCGGGCGACGGCGCCGGGGTGCTGGCCCGGGTCGGCCATGCGCTGAGCCGGGTGGTGGCGCTGCGCCGGGTCGGCGAGGTGCCGGGCGATGGTCCCGACGCGATCCTGGCGCGGGCCGAGCGGCAGATCGACGACGGCGACATTGTCGGGGCCCTGGCGACCCTGGAGGCGCTGCCGGCCGACGCCCGCGATGCGCTGGGCCCATGGCGCGACCGGGCCGAGCGCCGCGCCAAGATCGACCGCGAGATCGTCCGGATCCGCGCCCAGGCGCTGCAGGAGCTGTCGCAGCTGGCGCGGAGCGGCGGATGA
- a CDS encoding heme biosynthesis HemY N-terminal domain-containing protein has product MIRTAVILFLVAALATAMLAITGEPGHASVVWLGWRADMTAAAFVLITLLVALSAMLAWRLLVWAAEAPRRAERTRAEAKRRQANEVLTRGFVAVAAGDGLEARRLAAKAADLADEAPGLVRVLAAQAAEAAGDAVAAQAAYTAMLSLPDMRLAGRKGLMQLALAQGDRAAATTHAEAAYGEPRTARWAWRAVLEARLEASDWDGARELAKGALERKIISPLVADRARAALLAASAAQLEADADPKRRAQALERAVEAAKLQPGFAPGVVMAARLLSGDGKAGRAAQALENAWKAAPHPALWLAYRDLKTDETPRQRGERLWRLAALNPGERESRILLVEQALIAGDPERAQEAARELASEPVTARIAGLFARAAFAAGQPDEARVWMARGLGAPQEPDWSDLDPEGRAFAYQPADWARLVVSFAESGELIHPRHERRERTLGELPELPISYADSAVLLAGHEAASTPYDIADGVYEDDEPPPPPAPRGGDRRPSGRRRLASAPRVAK; this is encoded by the coding sequence ATGATCCGCACGGCGGTCATCCTGTTCCTGGTCGCCGCCCTCGCGACCGCCATGCTGGCGATCACCGGCGAGCCGGGCCACGCCAGCGTCGTCTGGCTGGGCTGGCGGGCGGACATGACCGCCGCGGCCTTCGTGCTGATCACCCTCTTGGTCGCGCTGTCGGCGATGCTGGCCTGGCGGCTGCTGGTCTGGGCGGCCGAGGCGCCGCGCCGGGCCGAGCGGACGCGCGCCGAGGCCAAGCGGCGGCAGGCCAACGAGGTGCTGACCCGCGGCTTCGTGGCGGTCGCGGCCGGCGACGGGCTGGAGGCGCGGCGGCTGGCCGCGAAAGCCGCCGACCTCGCCGACGAGGCGCCGGGCCTGGTGCGGGTGCTGGCGGCCCAGGCGGCCGAGGCCGCCGGCGACGCGGTCGCCGCCCAGGCCGCCTACACCGCCATGCTCAGCCTGCCTGACATGCGGCTGGCCGGGCGCAAGGGGCTGATGCAGCTGGCGCTGGCCCAGGGCGACCGGGCCGCCGCCACGACCCACGCCGAGGCCGCCTATGGCGAGCCGCGCACCGCCCGCTGGGCCTGGCGTGCGGTGCTCGAGGCGCGGCTGGAGGCCAGCGACTGGGACGGCGCACGCGAGCTGGCCAAGGGCGCGTTGGAGCGCAAGATCATCTCGCCGCTGGTCGCCGACCGGGCGCGGGCCGCGCTGCTCGCCGCCTCGGCCGCCCAGCTCGAAGCCGACGCCGATCCCAAGCGCCGCGCCCAGGCGCTGGAGCGCGCGGTCGAAGCCGCCAAGCTGCAGCCGGGCTTCGCGCCCGGGGTGGTGATGGCCGCGCGCCTGCTAAGCGGCGACGGCAAGGCCGGCCGCGCGGCGCAGGCGCTGGAGAACGCCTGGAAGGCCGCGCCGCATCCGGCGCTGTGGTTGGCCTATCGCGACCTGAAGACCGACGAGACCCCGCGCCAGCGCGGCGAGCGGCTGTGGCGGCTGGCCGCGCTGAACCCGGGCGAGCGCGAGAGCCGCATCCTGCTGGTCGAACAGGCGCTGATCGCCGGCGACCCCGAGCGGGCCCAAGAGGCGGCCCGGGAGCTGGCCTCCGAACCCGTCACCGCCCGCATCGCCGGGCTGTTTGCGCGCGCCGCCTTCGCCGCCGGCCAGCCGGACGAGGCGCGGGTCTGGATGGCCCGCGGGCTCGGCGCGCCGCAGGAGCCGGACTGGTCCGATCTCGACCCCGAGGGCCGCGCCTTCGCCTACCAGCCGGCCGACTGGGCCCGGTTGGTGGTCAGCTTCGCCGAGAGCGGCGAGCTGATCCATCCGCGCCACGAGCGGCGCGAGCGGACCCTGGGCGAGCTGCCTGAATTGCCGATTTCCTATGCCGATTCAGCAGTTTTGCTGGCCGGGCACGAGGCGGCGTCGACCCCCTACGACATCGCCGACGGTGTCTATGAGGACGACGAGCCGCCGCCGCCGCCGGCCCCGCGCGGCGGTGATCGACGGCCATCTGGAAGGCGGCGCTTGGCGAGCGCGCCGAGAGTCGCTAAGTAG
- a CDS encoding SurA N-terminal domain-containing protein, giving the protein MKLNWTHGAALLACVAMSGCGMIGGGSKAPKGQVVATVNGEEITVTELNRELGGASAADATQRKAMEQAALQSIITRKLLAQTAKEQKLDKTPAFAQQEMQAKESMLVGAMQRKVASTVVNPSRAEAEKFVAEHPHMFADRRVMVVDQIVVGKFSPELMKQFEPLTTLEQVEAVLGRENLDFQRTTTVLDTLNAPEGLTQTLMKLPAGEIFIFPRGNAVFVNQIRESRTLPFTGERAINYATAGLKQMRTQEAVNRQIEAIRKGAQDKITYNDKYKPDPAKPAAKPAAPAAPAPAPNT; this is encoded by the coding sequence ATGAAATTGAACTGGACTCATGGCGCAGCGCTGCTCGCCTGCGTGGCCATGAGCGGCTGCGGCATGATCGGCGGCGGCTCCAAGGCCCCCAAGGGTCAGGTCGTCGCCACGGTGAACGGCGAGGAGATTACGGTCACCGAACTCAACCGCGAGCTCGGCGGCGCGTCCGCGGCGGACGCGACCCAGCGCAAGGCGATGGAACAGGCCGCGCTGCAGTCGATCATCACCCGCAAGCTGCTGGCCCAGACCGCCAAGGAACAGAAGCTCGACAAGACCCCGGCCTTCGCCCAGCAGGAAATGCAGGCCAAGGAATCGATGCTGGTCGGCGCCATGCAGCGCAAGGTCGCCTCGACCGTGGTCAACCCCTCGCGCGCCGAGGCCGAGAAGTTCGTCGCCGAGCATCCGCACATGTTCGCCGACCGCCGCGTGATGGTCGTCGACCAGATCGTGGTCGGCAAGTTCAGCCCCGAACTGATGAAGCAGTTCGAACCGCTGACCACGCTTGAGCAGGTCGAGGCCGTGCTCGGCCGCGAGAACCTCGACTTCCAGCGCACCACCACCGTGCTCGACACGCTGAACGCGCCGGAGGGCCTGACCCAGACCCTGATGAAGCTGCCGGCCGGCGAGATCTTCATCTTCCCGCGCGGCAACGCCGTGTTCGTCAACCAGATCCGCGAGAGCCGCACCCTGCCGTTCACCGGCGAGCGGGCGATCAACTACGCCACCGCCGGCCTGAAGCAGATGCGCACCCAGGAGGCCGTCAACCGCCAGATTGAAGCGATCCGCAAAGGCGCGCAGGACAAGATCACCTACAACGACAAGTACAAGCCCGACCCGGCCAAGCCGGCCGCCAAGCCGGCGGCTCCGGCCGCCCCGGCCCCGGCCCCGAACACCTAA
- a CDS encoding Sir2 family NAD-dependent protein deacetylase, translated as MAGRAQLAEAIAKARRIVVFTGAGISTESGVPDFRSPGGVWSKMKPIYFQEFVGDEARRREAWTRVFSGAAKWTGARPNDGHTAVAKLVADGRASAVITQNVDNLHQESGVPDDKVIELHGNAHYARCLACGLRHEFEDFRESFTQRGEIPVCRACGGLVKSATISFGQSMPPEPMDRAEAQTLGCDLFLVLGSSLVVYPAAGFPLMAKRNGATLAIVNREPTDQDAVADIVLHDEIGPVMSQVVGG; from the coding sequence ATGGCCGGACGCGCGCAGCTGGCGGAGGCGATCGCGAAGGCGCGCCGCATCGTGGTGTTTACCGGGGCCGGCATCTCCACCGAGTCCGGCGTGCCCGATTTCCGCAGCCCTGGCGGGGTGTGGAGCAAGATGAAGCCGATCTACTTCCAGGAGTTCGTCGGCGACGAGGCCCGCCGCCGCGAGGCCTGGACGCGCGTGTTCTCCGGCGCCGCCAAGTGGACCGGCGCGCGCCCCAACGACGGCCATACCGCCGTCGCCAAGCTGGTCGCCGACGGTAGGGCCAGCGCGGTCATCACCCAGAACGTCGACAACCTGCACCAGGAGTCCGGAGTGCCGGACGACAAGGTCATCGAGCTGCACGGCAATGCGCACTATGCGCGCTGCCTGGCCTGCGGCCTGCGTCACGAGTTCGAAGATTTTCGCGAAAGCTTCACCCAGCGCGGCGAAATCCCGGTCTGTCGCGCCTGCGGCGGCCTGGTGAAATCGGCGACCATCTCGTTCGGCCAGTCGATGCCGCCGGAGCCGATGGACCGAGCGGAGGCCCAGACTCTCGGCTGCGACCTCTTCCTGGTGCTCGGCTCGTCTCTGGTGGTTTATCCGGCCGCCGGCTTCCCGCTGATGGCCAAGCGCAACGGCGCGACCCTGGCGATCGTCAACCGTGAGCCCACCGACCAGGACGCGGTGGCCGACATCGTGCTGCACGACGAGATCGGACCGGTGATGTCGCAGGTGGTCGGCGGCTGA